Part of the Kitasatospora sp. NBC_01266 genome, TCGAGCCACCGGCCGAGTTCGACCCGATGGCCGGCGGCTACCCCGTTCCACCGCTGCCCGGCCAGCACCTGCCCCCGGTGCCGCGTCGGCGCAGCCGGGTGCCGCAGGCCGCCCCGCCGAAGCCGTTGGAAGACGCGCTGAACGGCGCCAACGGCGCCAACCATTGCGAAGGGAGCTGAACCGAGATGCCAGAGTCCGACGACAAGCCGTCGCTGCTGGGCCCGGCCGCAGGCTTCGGCGTGACCTTCACGGCCATGTTCAAGAAGCGGCTGACCGAGCAGTACCCGGAGCAGAAGAAGCCCACCGCCCCCCGGTTCCACGGCCGCCACCAGCTCAACCGCCACCCCGACGGCCTGGAGAAGTGCGTCGGCTGCGAGTTGTGCGCCTGGGCCTGCCCGGCGGACGCGATCTACGTGGAGGGCGCCGACAACACCGAGGAGGAGCGCTACTCCCCGGGTGAGCGGTACGGCGCTGTCTACCAGATCAACTACGCCCGCTGCATCCTCTGCGGGCTGTGCATCGAGGCCTGCCCGACCCGCGCGCTGACCATGACCAACGAGTACGAGCTGGCCGACTCCTCGCGGGCCGACCTGATCTTCACCAAGGAGCAGCTGCTGGCCGGCCTGACCGAGGGCATGGTCGCGCCGCCGCACGAGATGTACCCGGGGACCGAGGAGGGCGCGTACTACCGCGGCGAGGTCACCCACGCCGCGCCCGGCACGCCCACCCAGGAGCGGCACGACAACGGCACGGAGGTGACCGCATGACCTCCACCGGTGAGGCGGTCCAGTTCTGGGTGCTCGCGGTGATCGCGGTCGGTGGCGCGCTCGGCATGCTGACCATGCGCAAGGCGGTGCACAGCGCGCTCTGCCTGGCCGCCACCATGATCGCGCTGGCGATCTGCTACCTGGCCCAGGGCGCGGTCTTCCTGGGCGTGGTGCAGATCGTGGTCTACACCGGCGCGATCATGATGCTCTTCCTCTTCGTGGTGATGCTGGTCGGCGTCACCTCCGCCGACTCGCTCAAGGAGCAGCTGAAGGGCCAGCGGGCGGCCGCCGTGCTCTGCGGCCTGGGCTTCGGGGCGCTGCTGATCGCCGGCATCGCGCACGCCAGGCTCGGGCACTTCCCTGGCCTGGCCGAGGCCAACGCCGAGGGCAACGTGCAGGGCCTGGCCCGGCTGATCTTCACCAAGTACGTCTGGGCCTTCGAGGTCACCGGCGCGCTGCTGATCACCGCGGCGATCGGCGCGATGCTGCTGACCCACCGCGAGCACGTGACCGCCCCGAGCAGCCAGCGGGAGCTGGCGGCCCGGCGGGTGCGGGAGAACAAGCAGGTCCCGCCGCTGCCGGCGCCCGGCGTCTACGCCCGGCACAACGCGGTGGACATCGCGGGCCTGCTGCCGGACGGCACCATCGCCGAGGACTCGGTGATGGCCACCCTGCGCGAGCGCGGCCAGATCCGCGACGTCAGCCAGGACATGCTGCACCGGATGGCCGAGCTGGAGAACACCACGG contains:
- the nuoI gene encoding NADH-quinone oxidoreductase subunit NuoI, producing MPESDDKPSLLGPAAGFGVTFTAMFKKRLTEQYPEQKKPTAPRFHGRHQLNRHPDGLEKCVGCELCAWACPADAIYVEGADNTEEERYSPGERYGAVYQINYARCILCGLCIEACPTRALTMTNEYELADSSRADLIFTKEQLLAGLTEGMVAPPHEMYPGTEEGAYYRGEVTHAAPGTPTQERHDNGTEVTA
- a CDS encoding NADH-quinone oxidoreductase subunit J, producing the protein MTSTGEAVQFWVLAVIAVGGALGMLTMRKAVHSALCLAATMIALAICYLAQGAVFLGVVQIVVYTGAIMMLFLFVVMLVGVTSADSLKEQLKGQRAAAVLCGLGFGALLIAGIAHARLGHFPGLAEANAEGNVQGLARLIFTKYVWAFEVTGALLITAAIGAMLLTHREHVTAPSSQRELAARRVRENKQVPPLPAPGVYARHNAVDIAGLLPDGTIAEDSVMATLRERGQIRDVSQDMLHRMAELENTTAEWLGRPSSERPPLPSQPRPALEPVPNHHKSTDDSAQNREDGE